From a single Pyxicephalus adspersus chromosome 11, UCB_Pads_2.0, whole genome shotgun sequence genomic region:
- the ETS1 gene encoding protein C-ets-1, whose amino-acid sequence MKAAVEMKPGLTIIKTEKTEYEPISCADMECGDVPLLTPSSKEMMSQALRATFSGFTKEQQRLGIPFDPREWSDAHVREWVSWAVNEFTLKGLELQKFCMSGAALCALGKDRFLDLAPDFVGDILWEHLDILQKDSKLYQTSELTPAYPETRYTTDYFISYGSEHAQCVPPSEFSEPSFITESYQTLHPISSEELLSLKYETEYPSPILRDPLQPDSLQGDYFTIKQEVVSPDNMCVGRISRGKLGGQESFESIESHDSCDRLTQSWSSQSSYNSLQRVPSYDSFDSEDYPPALPNHKPKGTFKDYVRDRAELNKDKPVIPAAALAGYTGSGPIQLWQFLLELLTDKSCQSFISWTGDGWEFKLSDPDEVARRWGKRKNKPKMNYEKLSRGLRYYYDKNIIHKTAGKRYVYRFVCDLQSLLGYVPEELHAMLDVKPDNDE is encoded by the exons ATATGGAGTGCGGTGACGTGCCTCTGCTGACCCCCAGCAGTAAGGAGATGATGTCCCAGGCGCTTCGTGCCACCTTCAGCGGCTTCACCAAGGAGCAGCAACGCCTCGGCATTCCCTTCG ATCCGCGGGAGTGGTCGGATGCTCATGTCAGGGAATGGGTGTCCTGGGCGGTGAATGAATTCACACTGAAGGGATTGGAGCTGCAGAAGTTCTGCATGAGTGGCGCCGCCCTGTGTGCGCTGGGGAAGGATCGCTTCTTGGACCTGGCACCGGACTTTGTTGGAGACATCTTGTGGGAGCACCTGGACATCCTGCAGAAAG ACTCCAAGTTATATCAGACCAGTGAGCTGACCCCAGCCTACCCCGAGACCAGATACACCACCGACTACTTTATCA GCTATGGAAGTGAACACGCGCAGTGCGTCCCCCCCTCGGAATTTTCGGAGCCCAGCTTTATCACAGAATCCTACCAGACCCTCCACCCCATCAGCTCAGAGGAACTCTTATCTCTGAAATACGAAACGGAATACCCCTCCCCCATTCTACGAGACCCCCTACAGCCTGACTCTCTACAGGGAGACTACTTTACCATCAAACAGGAAGTGGTGTCACCGGACAACATGTGTGTGGGCAGGATCAGCAGAG GTAAGCTTGGCGGCCAGGAGTCATTCGAGAGCATCGAGAGCCACGACAGCTGCGACCGCCTCACTCAGTCGTGGAGCAGCCAATCTTCCTACAACAGCCTGCAGCGCGTCCCATCGTACGACAGCTTCGACTCGGAGGATTACCCACCCGCACTGCCCAACCACAAACCCAAAGGAACCTTCAAGGACTATGTGAGGGACCGGGCCGAGCTGAACAAAGACAAGCCAGTCATCCCTGCCGCTGCCCTGGCAGGATACACAG GCAGTGGACCCATTCAGCTTTGGCAGTTCCTCTTAGAGCTTCTGACAGACAAGTCGTGCCAATCTTTTATCAGCTGGACGGGGGATGGCTGGGAGTTTAAACTGTCCGACCCAGATGAG GTTGCACGGCGTTGGGGGAAAAGGAAGAACAAGCCTAAGATGAACTATGAGAAGCTGAGCCGCGGCCTGCGATATTACTACGACAAGAATATCATCCACAAGACGGCCGGCAAGCGTTACGTCTATCGCTTCGTGTGCGACCTGCAAAGCCTGCTGGGATACGTGCCAGAGGAGCTGCACGCCATGTTGGACGTCAAACCGGACAACGACGAATAG